A region of the Mycobacterium sp. NBC_00419 genome:
CTCGTTTCACGGGTTTTCCCTTCGCTCTGTGCGTCGCCCAGTTGGCGCCGTCAGGAGCAAGTACAGGTTGCGGCCGCGGCTACCGATACCAAACTTCTTGGTCCGTAGGGCTCTCAGAAGGGCGGCGGATCCTCGTCGGGACGTGGTGAAGTCGTACCGAAGGCGTTGTCGGCGTGAACGGTGGGTCTTCGGTTGTGAGCACGTTCGGCAGCGATGCGAGCGGCCCGGTTCTGATCCCGGGTTCGCGTGCGGATGGGCATCATCGTGGTGCGCTCGCCGGAGCGATCGTCGTCGGGCCGGACCGACCGCGACGTGATGTCACCCGTGGGGTCGCATAGTCGGGGGAATAGCACTGCGCTACCCGGCGTGGTGACATATCTGCGACCACTGGGAAGTGTCCAGACCACGGTCCCGTCCGGTAATTGTCGGTCGAGCCAACCCCAGAAAGTCTTCAACAAATGGTGAACACGGCACAGGCATTTGATGTTGGAGGCGTGCGTGGGTCCAGCCGGCCACGGGATCGTATGGTCGAGGTCGCAATGGGTTGCCGGCCGATCACAACCGGGTGCTCGGCAGGTCAGATCGCGCGCACGTACGAAGTCGGCCAGCGCCGTCGAGGGCCGATACCCGCGCTCAGGGCACGCGTCGGCGGGATTCATTAGCGGCCGCACCCGCGCCTGCCTGGCCAACTCGGCGACCAACTCCGCGGACACCAGCGTGCCGGATCCCAAGAGATAGGCCGGCTTGTCTGACCGGTCTTCCACGCTGGACTGTTCGGCGACGATGTGGATCACCACCCCGCTGCTCGCCGGAGATTGTCCAGCCGGGCATTCCGCACTCCCGCACCGGCACGCCAGCCGATCCATCCCCACCGCCAGCGCACCCAGGGCGTCGGCGCGACGCTGGTCGACCGTGCGCGGATCATCCGCGCACACCGTCCGCGCGAGTGCGTCGAGCCGGTTGTCGAGGGCGGCGGCATCGGTGTTCATCAACGCCCCGGTCAGCTCCGCGGTGCCGTCACCCTTGTCCGACAACGTCACCCGCCGACCCAGGGCCTTTTCCTGAGCTTGGCGGACGGCATCGCGATCATGGCGGGCGATGACCTGATCGATCATGGTCGCCAGCCGGCCTCTGGTCATCGACGGCCACTGGGCCACCAGCGCGGCGAGCTCATGGTCCACCTCGGCAGTGACGGTGGCGTCCGTGATCAGCTCGGTGCGGTAGTAGATCGTCTGGAACACACCCATGTCGATATCGCCGGCGAGGAACACCTCGCTGACGGCCGGCAGCGTCAGCATGCCCAGTGCGTATGTCATGTAACTGCCGGCTTTGGCCAAGCTGATCCTTAATGCCGAAGCGACCTCCGCACCGACGGCTGCCCAGGTGTCGACGGCCCAGTCCGCACGCTCGCCACGCTCAGCGCGCCGCAACTCGAACAACTCGCAGATCGCCCGCAATCGCAAGGCGGCAGCGCGGTTCTCAGCCCGCGAGGCCAACCCGATCTGCGTGATCAGCCCGCGAGACTGCGCCGTATCCGACGGCGCGAAGTAGTCGTAGTGCGGACTTCGTGCGAACATGCGTTCGAGTATGCCACTACCCCACGACAAGATCAGGGCACAACGGCGCCGCCGCGGCCAACCCCCTGCTCAGGCCTTGGCGAGCTGCTTCTGCGCGTAGCGGGCAGCCCACTCGCTGCGCGAGCGGATCGAGACGTCGACGTCGGTGGCCTTGGCGCGCAGGGCGCCGACGCCGGCCTGCTCCTTGGGCGTGCGGGCGAATGGATCCCAGCTGAAGAACCGGCAGGCGTTGCGCCAGGTGATCTTGTCGATGTCGGCGTCGTCGGCGCCTGCGGCAGTCAGTTCGGCCAGAACCTGCTCGGGAGCATCCGGCCAGAAGCAGTCCGAGTGCGGGTAGTCGCACTCCCAGGCGATGATGTCGATGCCGATCTCGTGGCGCAGCTTCAGCGACGTCTTGTCGGTGACGTAGCAGGCCAGCGAGTGTTCCCGGAAGACGTCGCTGGGCATCTTGTCGCCGAAGTCGCGGCGTAGCCATTTCTGGTTGGTGTAGTGGCGATCGCAGCGGTCCAGGTAAAACGGGATCCAGCCGATGCCGCCCTCGGAGAAGGCGAATTTCAAGTCGGGATAGTTGCGCATCGCCGGGCCCCACAGCAGATCCTGCGCACACATCGCCGAGATCTGGGTGGCCAGGATGATCAGGTTGTCGATCGGTGCGTTGGGCGCCATGCTGATCGCCCCGAAGCCGGTGCCGATGTGCAGGCACATGACCACGTTGCACTCCGAGAGCGTCCGGAACACCGGCCCCCAGTAGTCGTCGTCGTGGTAGCTCGGAAGTCCTTCCAGGTGAGGCAGTTCCGGCATGGTGACCGCCCGGCAGCCCTTGGCGGCCACCCGGCGAATCTCGGCGCACATCCCCTCGGGCGTCCACGTCGGCAGGATCGCGATCGGGATGAAGCGGTCCGGGTAGGAACCGGCCCACTCGTCGATATGCCAGTCGTTGTAGGCCGACACCATGACCAGGGTGACGTCTTCGCGTGTCATGTTCAGGTGCCGGGCGGAGAAGCCGGTGAACGTCGGGAAGCACATCGAGGCCAGGATGCCGTTGCGATTCATATCGCGGACTCGCTCGTGCACGTCGTAGACGCCCGGGCGCATCTCGGCGAAGCCGGCCGGGTCGCGGCCCCACTCCTCGGCCGGCCAGGACACCACGGCGTTGAGTCCGCTGACACCCTGCGGGCGACCCTGATACATCCACTGATCGACGCCGCGATCGTCGGTCACGACGATCGGGGCCTCGGGCTTGTACTTGGCCGGGACGTGGTTGAGGAACATGTCGGGCGGTTCGACCACGTGGTCATCGATGCTCACCAGAATCAGGTCGTCGACATTCATGGCCTCAGTTGTACCCTCGATAATCGTGACCGTCTCCGCACATTCGGCCAGAGACTTGGCCCAAACGGCCAGAATTAGGCCGGGCTCCACACCGGCCAACGTTGCCCAGATCGAACTGCGGCGCGGTGGCCGGGTCCTGGCCGGAAGCTATCTGTACGAAGGTGACCTACTGGTGACCGGATGGCACGTCCACGACGTTCACCAGATTGAGTACGCCATCGGCGGGGTGGTGGAGGTGGAGACCGCAGCCGCGCACTATCTTCTGCCGCCGCAGCAGGCGGCGTGGATTCCGGCCGGCCTGCAACACCAGGCGACGATGAACCCTTCGGTCAAGACGTTGGCGGTGATGTTCGACCCGTCGGTGATGTCCAACCCCGGGGACCGGGCGCGCATCCTGGCAGTGTCCCCGCTGCTGCGCGAGATGCTGCTCTATGCGATGCGCTGGCCGATCGCCCGGGCGGCAGGTGACGCGGTGTCCGACTCGTTCTTCGTCACCCTGGCCAACCTGGTGGCCGAGGCGCTGGATCATGAAGCGCCACTGAGCCTTCCGACGTCCGAGGACCCCGTTGTCGCCGCCGCGATGGCCTATACCAAGGAGCACCTGCAGTCGGTCAGCCTCGAGCAGGTGTGCCGTGCCGTCGCGGTATCCGAGCGCACGCTGCGTCGTCAATTCCAGAGTGAGGCCGGATTGTCCTGGCGCACTTATCTTCTGCACGCACGGATGCTGCGCGCCATGGCCCTGCTCGCGGCCCCTGGTCAGCGGGTGGCGCAGGCCGCCTCGGCCGTGGGCTTCGACAGCGTCGGGTCATTCACCCGGGCGTTCACCCAGTTCTGCGGCGAGACGCCGTCGTCATACCGGTCCAGAGTCAACAAGACCGCCCTCTGAGGACCCCGCCCGGCGGGCCGCCCGAGCGTGCCAGCGCAACCGCAGGATCAGCAGCCCGCGATGCGCCTCGAATCCCACCGACAGCGGGTCGCGCAACACCGATGACCGGTGCCGCCGTGTTGATGCCATGGGCCCAGTGAACCGCAGTCGGGCGAACCGATGTTGTCGTGCAGGTGGCCGGTGTCGTGCCGGTGCGCGACGACCCGTCGGAGCCGCGGGCCGCCGAGGGCACCCCAGCGGGCTCGCAGCCACCACCCAGCTTCTTCGCAGAAACTGCCTCTAGCCTGTGGTTTCGCGTCCCGATGACTGTGACGCAGCTGGTGGAGATGGGCACGGGAGGCACACACGTGAACAAGGTCATCGGGCTTGGGCTTGGCGCCTTCGCCCTTACTGCGGTATCGGTCACATTCGTCGGCACAGGCGTCGCAGCCGCCGACGACTACGCGGGCAAGTCCTACTCGGATGCGTCCTCAGCCATCAGCGGCGCCGGGCAGAAGGCGGTGATCGCGTCATCGGTCGGCGACTCCGTCGGCGAGGGTGACTGCGTGGTGACGCGCTCGCAGAAGGCGCCCTGGCTCAAGGGTGACAACTTCAGCCCGGTCACCGACACCGTCCTGCTGTTCTTGAACTGCAACGCCAAGCTGGCCTCGGCAGGCAAGCCGGGCAACTCGCTGGCGAGCCCGGAGGGCGCGGCCGAGAAGGCCACCGAGGATGCGCAGGCCGCCCAGGAGCAACAACAAGCTGCTCAGCAGGCCGCCAGTGACCAGAGCCAGTCCAGCGAATTGCTCGACGCCAACAACAAGCACTGACGTCTCGGGTTGCCGCCGCGGTCGCAGGCGGCAAGGATCGCGGGCAATGGATGCCATATTCGCCGCCGAACTAGCGGACCTCGATGCGATCGGCCAAGCCGAGCTGGCCGCGGCCGGTGAGGTGTCCGCAGTCGAATTGCTCGACGCCGCGATCTGGCGGCTGGAAGCTGCGCGCCGGCTCAATGCCGTCATCACCGACCTCTTCGACCGGGGCCGCGAGCAGGCCGCGACCCTCGACGAGTCCGGGGTGTTGCGAACCGGTGCGGCCGGCCCGCTGGCCGGAGTTCCCTTCCTGCTCAAGGATCTTGGCGCCTCGCTGGCCGGCGCGCCCGAGGCGATGGGCAGCCGGGCACTGCGCACCTATGTCGCCGACCAGACCGCCTGGCTCGTCGAGCGCTATCTGGATGCCGGTCTGGTGGTGTTCGGCAAGACCAACACACCGGAGTGGGGAAACCACTGCACCACTGAGCCTTCGCTGTTCGGTCCGACCGTCAACCCGTGGTCACCGGCCATCACACCGGGCGGCTCGTCGGGCGGGTCGGCCTCAGCCGTGGCGGCCGGGGTCGTACCCGCGGCTTCCGGCGGCGACGGCACCGGCTCGATCCGAGTGCCCGCGTCGTGTTGCGGGCTGGTCGGGCTCAAACCACGCCGTGCACGCACGTCGTTCGCACCGGGCGGGCACAGCCTGGAAGGGCTGGCCGTCGAACACGCACTGACCCGGACCGTGCGCGACAGTGCGGCACTGCTGGACGCGGTCACCGGATCCGCGCCAGGCGACCCGTACAACGCGGCCCTGCCCGCGCAGCCGTTCGCCGCCGCGATCCGCCATGCCCCTACGGCCCAGCGGATCCTGGTCAGCACGCAGTCGCCGTTCCCGGGCCCCGGCACCGACCCGCTGGTGGCGGCCGCAGTCGAGGCCGCCGCAGGCGCACTGGAGAACCTGGGCCACCGGATCGCACCGGGTGCCCCGGCCTTCGACGCCGACGCGGTGGCCGACGCCATCGCCGTCCTGCACAACGTGAGCAACGTGCAGCTGTACAACCTCGCGACGGCCCATCTGGGCCGCGAGCCGCGCGAGGACGAATTCGAGCCGAGCAGCTGGGTGATGATGCGCGAAGGCTTCACCACCACCGGCGTCGCCTACGCCGACGCCATCGACTCGCTGCACGGTCAGACGCGGCGTTTCGCGGCCGGGATGGCCGGTTACGACGTGCTGCTGACGCCGACGCTGCTGGCCCCGCCGCCGCCCTATCGGGTACTCGACCAACCGCGTGGCACCACCCGGGCGTTCTTCGACGTCGAGTTCGCCCACACCGGATGGACGACGATGGCCAACGTCACCGGATGGGCCTCCATTTCGCTGCCGCTGGCCGCCACCCCCGACGGCCTCCCGATCGGGGTGTTGCTCACCGCACCCGAGGAGACGGTGCTGCTCCAGCTGGCCGCTCAGTTGGAGATCGCGCTGCCGTGGGCGGGCCGCCGGCCCCCGGGCTGGCTGGGCCGGAACTGAGTTCTGCTGTCCGGTGAACTTGTGCGGGGCCGTGTGGTGCGCGTGCGACACTGAGCCCATGGCTGTCTCTATCGCCCGCCCGAAGCTGGAAGGCAACATCGCCGTCGGCGAGGCCCGCCAGATCGGCTTCGCCGAGTTCGGTGATCCGCAGGGGCGCGCCGTGTTCTGGTTGCACGGCACTCCCGGTGCGCGCCGCCAGATCCCTATGGAGGCGCGGGT
Encoded here:
- a CDS encoding HNH endonuclease signature motif containing protein codes for the protein MFARSPHYDYFAPSDTAQSRGLITQIGLASRAENRAAALRLRAICELFELRRAERGERADWAVDTWAAVGAEVASALRISLAKAGSYMTYALGMLTLPAVSEVFLAGDIDMGVFQTIYYRTELITDATVTAEVDHELAALVAQWPSMTRGRLATMIDQVIARHDRDAVRQAQEKALGRRVTLSDKGDGTAELTGALMNTDAAALDNRLDALARTVCADDPRTVDQRRADALGALAVGMDRLACRCGSAECPAGQSPASSGVVIHIVAEQSSVEDRSDKPAYLLGSGTLVSAELVAELARQARVRPLMNPADACPERGYRPSTALADFVRARDLTCRAPGCDRPATHCDLDHTIPWPAGPTHASNIKCLCRVHHLLKTFWGWLDRQLPDGTVVWTLPSGRRYVTTPGSAVLFPRLCDPTGDITSRSVRPDDDRSGERTTMMPIRTRTRDQNRAARIAAERAHNRRPTVHADNAFGTTSPRPDEDPPPF
- a CDS encoding amidohydrolase family protein; amino-acid sequence: MNVDDLILVSIDDHVVEPPDMFLNHVPAKYKPEAPIVVTDDRGVDQWMYQGRPQGVSGLNAVVSWPAEEWGRDPAGFAEMRPGVYDVHERVRDMNRNGILASMCFPTFTGFSARHLNMTREDVTLVMVSAYNDWHIDEWAGSYPDRFIPIAILPTWTPEGMCAEIRRVAAKGCRAVTMPELPHLEGLPSYHDDDYWGPVFRTLSECNVVMCLHIGTGFGAISMAPNAPIDNLIILATQISAMCAQDLLWGPAMRNYPDLKFAFSEGGIGWIPFYLDRCDRHYTNQKWLRRDFGDKMPSDVFREHSLACYVTDKTSLKLRHEIGIDIIAWECDYPHSDCFWPDAPEQVLAELTAAGADDADIDKITWRNACRFFSWDPFARTPKEQAGVGALRAKATDVDVSIRSRSEWAARYAQKQLAKA
- a CDS encoding AraC family transcriptional regulator; this encodes MTVSAHSARDLAQTARIRPGSTPANVAQIELRRGGRVLAGSYLYEGDLLVTGWHVHDVHQIEYAIGGVVEVETAAAHYLLPPQQAAWIPAGLQHQATMNPSVKTLAVMFDPSVMSNPGDRARILAVSPLLREMLLYAMRWPIARAAGDAVSDSFFVTLANLVAEALDHEAPLSLPTSEDPVVAAAMAYTKEHLQSVSLEQVCRAVAVSERTLRRQFQSEAGLSWRTYLLHARMLRAMALLAAPGQRVAQAASAVGFDSVGSFTRAFTQFCGETPSSYRSRVNKTAL
- a CDS encoding amidase; amino-acid sequence: MDAIFAAELADLDAIGQAELAAAGEVSAVELLDAAIWRLEAARRLNAVITDLFDRGREQAATLDESGVLRTGAAGPLAGVPFLLKDLGASLAGAPEAMGSRALRTYVADQTAWLVERYLDAGLVVFGKTNTPEWGNHCTTEPSLFGPTVNPWSPAITPGGSSGGSASAVAAGVVPAASGGDGTGSIRVPASCCGLVGLKPRRARTSFAPGGHSLEGLAVEHALTRTVRDSAALLDAVTGSAPGDPYNAALPAQPFAAAIRHAPTAQRILVSTQSPFPGPGTDPLVAAAVEAAAGALENLGHRIAPGAPAFDADAVADAIAVLHNVSNVQLYNLATAHLGREPREDEFEPSSWVMMREGFTTTGVAYADAIDSLHGQTRRFAAGMAGYDVLLTPTLLAPPPPYRVLDQPRGTTRAFFDVEFAHTGWTTMANVTGWASISLPLAATPDGLPIGVLLTAPEETVLLQLAAQLEIALPWAGRRPPGWLGRN